GACCTAGCAATCATTACCAATTTTCGATATGCAAGCGATTGAATTTGAGTTGGTAGTTTTTTAGAAAACTCTTGATTCCAGATTTTCTCAGTTTCCTTTGATTTAAAGGAGTTAATCACGATATATATTCCTGAATAACAGTAATACTGTCAAGCAGGAATATCGCATTTCTATAACTCAAAAACTGCTTTTATTAACTTTTGTGAGATCGTCGCTTTACTAGAGAATTTCTCAAAATGGCGTATAACGACGTAGGTTTCTCGACGTTTGCGGTTCTGAAGCGTGCCTAAGCACGCGAAAGAATTGGCACGAGGTTCGAGCGACCTTAGTCGCGTCCCGCGAACCGAAGTGACAAAGCAATGTGTCGAAGACCGTAGTGAGGGTCGCATCAGCGATCCCGAACGAAGCGAGGAGACGAAGTTAGACGATGCGATCGCAGGCTACTTGTAACTATCCTTTCGTTGATCAATATCAACGAAGATGACTAATAATTCATTATCTTCTATTAGATAAAATAATCGATATTTTCCAATTCGATATCTATAGAGGCCATCGAAATCACCTTTAAGTTTTTTTATATTAGGTCCAAAGAATGGATTCTTTTTTAAAATCGGATAAACGTAGTCGGTCAGCTTCTTTTGAAGTTGAGAAAATTGACGATCTTTTAACTTACTTTGAAATAACTCTGTCTCTGCTATTTTATATTCAACGGACAACTTTATATTTTCCCTGGGCTGCTTCCTTAATACCTTTCTTTAAAGATGAAACAAGTTGTTTATCAGAGAGAATTTCATCCATTTCTTCATCTGAAGCATAGAATTCGTTCGTTAAATATTGAATTGTTGCGTTTTCAACGAAATTAGAAATTGTCCTCCGCTCTCCTTCTGCAGCTTTTTTGAAAATATCATAAATTGGATCATCAATTCTTAGAGTAATCGTCTTTGACATATTTGAATACCTTCATTTTTATTCAAAATATATCATTATAATTCTTTTGTCAAACCACTTTTGAAACCAAAAAGCGTTCTATAATCTATTTTCTTTTCAAAGCTACCTTTTACTGTAAAGTTTAGCGATCGTGTCGCCTAACGAAAGAGTCTCCTCGACGTTGCGTCCCTGAAGCGCATTTGCGCGAAGGGTTGGCACGAGGTTCGAGCGAGCCTTAGCGAGCGTCCCGCGAACCGAAGTGACAAAGCAATGTGGCTTTAGCCCGGAGTGAGGGTTGCATTAGCAATCCCGAAGGAAGCGAGGAGACGAAGTTAGTTGCAGTAGTGGCTTTAGCTACCTACCCTATCTTTTAAGCTCTTCCTCTACTTTATCTGAAAGCAAAAGTTTTATTAAAGATTGATACGGAATGTCTTTCTTGTTCGCCATAACTTTCAATCTATCAATTAGTGCTTCAGGCAATCTAAGTGAAATCATTTTTGTTGTAGGCTTTAAATTCGGAAAAGATACTTTTTTTGCCTTCGAATAATCGATATAGTCAGTAGAATCATTCTTTGACCAAAAATCAATTTCTGCACTCTCTGTTTTTAAAGACGGTATTTTTTTACGAGTTTTCATAGACTTTTCTTTCCCGAAGTGTCATTTCACGAACTGAGATAGGACGGATCTTATCTTTACGAATCGTTATTACTGCGAACAACTTTCTCCCTGAATTCGTAATCCCTAAAACGATATATCGATCTTCTTTTCCTGAATGGTAATCATCCGGTATTACAAGTAAAGGATCGTTAAAAAAGATTTCTTCTATTTCACCTGGCTTTACTTTGTGCTTTTTCCAGTTCTTTTCAATATTACCGAAATCTCAGTCAAAACCTGTAATTTGGCTTAAATCCGGTAATTCCATTTGTATATTCCTAAAATATACGAAAGAAAGTGAGTTTCAAGCAAAATTAATCACATACTCTCCGTTTTTCTTCCAATTCCTTTTATAGAGATTTTAAAATCAAACGCTGCTTTCAAATTTATTTTTGCCACTATTGCAACTAACGACGTAGGTTTCTCGACGTTTGCGGTTCTGAAGCGCGCTAAACGCGCGAAAGAATTGGCACGAGGTTTGAGTGAGCCTTAGCGAACGGTCACAAGCCGAGCGACAAAGCAAATGTGCCGAAGGCCAAGCGAGGGTTGCGGAGCGATCCCGAACGAAGCGAGGAGACGAAGTTAGGCGCTGGGTCGCGTTTATACTTTTAATAAGTTTTGTAAAAACTTTCCTTTTAATGTTTTATAAATAGAAAAGTCTGAATCAATACTAATAATCCGTTCAATCCCTTCTCTTTCCGCTATACACATTAAAGATGCATCGGCTAAATCCATAGGCAAGTCAGAATATTTTTTCATACGATTTTTTATATATCGAAGATCTTCCAAGCTTATATCTAAGACTTTTATGCTTCCTCTTTCAATCCATTCTAAGAAATCAGATTGGGCTTCTATTGAAAAAGAAAGTAAATAAACGGCCTCAGTAACGACTGGCCACGATGAAAATAACGAACCTTTATAAGATTTAATAAATTTGTATGTTGATTTGTGAAATTTATCGTTAGAATTGAATAAAGCAACAATTGGACCAGAATCAATTAGAGCTACGTTTTGCATTCTTATCTTTAATTGATTGATGAAGATATTTTTTTCGATTTTGAGCTAAATCTGAAATGCCAGAAGAATGCTTTCCAAACAAATCTTCTCCTAACTCGAATGGAGTTTTTATACGTCCATGATTTTTAATATACTCTAAAATGGAATCTTTAACTATTTCTGAACGACTTTTACCTTCAGATTTGGCAAAAGAATCCAATTTTCTTTCTAAATCAGGTGGCAAACGTAAGCTTATCATTTTTCATATGTATTACGAATATGTATGACGGTCAAGGAACTTATTTGATCGAAAAGGCTTTTATTTCAAGCCAATTCGCGACCTTGCGCCTAACGACGTAGGCTTGCCGACGTTGCGGCCGCAAGCGCATTAACGCAACGCGGTTGGCACGAGGTTCGAGGCGCCTTAGCGCCGGCTCGCGAACCGAAGTGTCAAAGCAATGTGCGGAGCCGGAGTGAGTCCGAACGGGAACCCGTGAGTGACGAACGGAGCGGCAAGCCGAAGTTAGACGAAGTGCCCTTATTAATCTAAACCGGTAACCAGTTTAAGCCCTACTTCAACTTCATCTAATTTATTTAATTTGAGTTTTCCTGCTTTGTTAAGAAATCTTTCTTTGTCTAAAGTCACAATTTGAGAAACATTTACGACTGAGTCTTTTGATAAATCTGAATCTTTCTTGCTAATTAGAACGTTACCTGGTGCTTCCGAAAGATTCAGATTTGATGTAATTGCAATTGAAACTATTGTATTAATATTACTTTGATTAAAAGAATCATCTTGAATTATGAGAACAGGACGTTTAAATCCAGGTTCACTTCCAAAAGGAATTCCTAAATCCACCCACCAGATTTCACCACGAATCATTTTTTAAACTCTTGCGAAGCGATTCAATGGATAAATCAGTAATATTATTTTTAGTTTCTTTGGACTTGTTATTGTAAATTTGATTCAATTTCTCAGTTACAGATTCCTTACTATGAGATTGAATAAATTCTTCTAATGCTTTTGCAAACAATTGGCTACGTGGTATTCCAAGTTTCTTGGCTGTTTTCTCAGCAGTCTTAAATAGCTCATCAGGAATTGAAATTGCCGTTTTCATATTCTTGGTATAACTTTGGTCATACCAATGTCAACTTTAAAATAGACTGATTTTTGGTCCAAATTTAGAAAATAAGCCGACGCATTGTCTTTTGGTTTCTTCTTCAATATCAAGCTAAGCTTAGGGCATTTCGTCTAACGAAAGAGTCTCCTCGACGTTGCGTCTCCGAGCGCTTACGCGCGAAGGAGTTGGCACGAGGTTCGAGTGAGCCTTAGCGAACGTCTCGCGAACCGAAGTGACAAAGCAATGTGCCGGAGGCCGGAGTGAGGGTTGCATTAGCAATCCCGAACGAAGCGAGGAGACGAAGTTAAGCGATGGTGGCGTTAATTAAATTAAGGAATTGTGTAATTCCATTTCTTTTTGTAAGATCGTATTAACAATTGTACTAAGATCTTTATTCTTCTTAAGTGCGATTTTCTTATAGTATTCTTCTAATTGCGGATCAAGATATACCGGAAAATGAAGATCCTTTAAATCCCGTGAGTAAACACCACGCTTGCCTTTTGAAAAATCGTATTCTTCTCTCATATATTAGATATCAGCTGAGTAGTATTGAGCTTTTTCTGAATTTGTAGCTGGCCTCGCCGATATGATCCTTATTATTTCTTCATCATTTTGTGATCGATCAACAAAAATTACGACCGCGATAGTAATATTTTCAATTGTCCCAAGTGCAATTTCTCTTACTTCATCAATAGAATGGTCTGGATCAGAAATGTAAATCGTTCTCGGGTCAGCAAAAACTAATGATGCTTCTCCAAATGAAAGACCATGCTTTTGAATATTTATCCTTTCTTTTTCAAGATCCCATTCAAAGCGCACTTTAATAGTATAATCGATATACTAAATATTTGTAAAGTCTTTAATTTTTTCTCTCATTGGCTTTTATCGAAAGATATTTGTATTAAGATTCAAGTTCGCCACTGTCGCTTAACGAAAGAGTCTCCTCGACGTTGCAGCCGCAAGCGCATTAGCGCGACGCGGTTGGCACGAGGTTCGAGCGACCGTAATCGCGTCCCGCGAACCGAAGTGACAAAGCAATGTGGCTTTAGCCCGTAGTGAGGGACGCATTAGCGATCCCGAACGAAGCGAGGAGACGAAGTTAGACGATCGTGCGTGCTTTAATTTAAGCCTTAATCATTTCAGAATTAAGAATATTTAATGTTTTTCCTTTTTTCGTTTTGTAAAAAAGGAAATCACTGTCCAAAGTTAAAATATCTTTAATTCCATATATTTCGGAAAGGCTAACAAGAGAAGCATCCGTAAAATCCATCGGGCGATCTGAATATTTTTCCATATAATAATATATAAATGGAAAATGCTCATTATCTTGATTTAAAATTGTAACCGCTCCGTCTTTAATCCATTCAATGAATGAATTCTGAACTTGCTTATTATCAGATAATAAATATGAAACTTCTGTTACCACGGCAATAGTCGTAAATAATCTTCCTTTGAAATCCTTGAGAAACAATCTGATGCTGTTACAATAAACATCTGATTCATCGAAAAAGGCAACAATAGGTCCAGTATCAATAATTGCTTTTATCATTTGCCTTTTTGCTTTTTCAATATTGCATCTTTAATATACTTTTGATGATTTACCGATTTATCTGAAATCTCACTCTTATATTGACCAAAGTATTTTTTACCCAATTCATAGGCCGATGGCTTTTGCGCAAAATTATCAATGTAATAAACTAAAGACTCTTTAAGAACTTCTGATTTGCTTTTATTTTCAATTTTAGCTACTTCTGACAGTTTCTTTTCTAATTCCGGGGGTAATCGAAGACTAATCATAAAAAACACCTTTTGTATTACGAACGTAATACATTTTCAAATTCGGTCAACGAAATTTTTACACTTTTTCGAATTACAAAAATGAATTTATAAAGACATTTTCATCGCAAAAGTCATTTCGCACGCATGTCGTCTAACGAAAGAGGCTTCTCGACGTTTGCGTTTCTGGAGCGCGCTAAACGCGCGGAAGAATTGGAACGAGGCTTGAGTGAGCCTTAGCGAACGATCACAAGCCGAGTGACAAAGCAAATGTGCCGAAGGCCAAGCGAGGGTTGCAAAGCAATCCCGATGCGCCGCGAGAAGCCGCAGTTAGCCGAAGTAGCGCCTGATCGGGAGCCCACGGACGGGCGACTCGGGGACAAATGCTATATTTTTTATATTTTGTTTGCTAAATTTACAATTGGAAAATTTCGGTTTTTATTCTTTTTTCAGATAATATTCGTGAATTAAGATAAAATTATCTCGAATAGTTTTTATCTGTTCCCCTATAGTATCGAGACCACTCACAGTTTCTTGTGGAAATAACTCTAAAGCTATTGTTTCAGGATTCTTGTTTTTTTCCATTAATGTGTTGTGGATCGAGTCGTATAATTCAAGGTAAAAACAAGTTAAAAGCATTGTTCGGGACCGACTGAGCCGAATTTTATGATTTCTAATCATTACATCGATTAGTTGAATAGTTCTAATGATAGAATTTATAGTTTCTTGAATGTGATTTTTATTTTGTAGGCTTTCCTTTCCCCAAAATGAATTCGCTTCCTTTGCTTTTGTTGCTATAACATTCATCAACAATAACTTAAGCTGAAACTTCGGTCCGATGAAAGCAGCATAGAGTGCCACCAAAAAAGCTAAAATGGAAATTATGATTGGAAGCCAACTCATATTCTTATTAAGACTTTCTATCCATTTTCATATATTTGCATGAACATTGTATTCCAAATTGACTTCCAACATTGCTTAAGTACCAAGCTTTATCTGCACATTGATTTTCTGTATCGGAGGCTTTTGGAGGGAATTGTTTCAACGAACCTTGCACAAAAGATGGTGGCAGATTAGAATTTCCAGTTGCAACGCAAATTGACCAATAGTGTGGCTTCGTATAAAGCTCTTTCTCTTCTTTTTCTTTCGCTATTTTTTCGTTTAATTCCGCTTGCTTATCATCTGCACTTTGAGCAGTTAGAACAGCATTTAAGTTTTCACAATAATACATTTGGCCGGGAAACTTTTTGCCAGCATTGCACGAGTAAGCGTTATTACAAAATACAAGGTTTGCTCCTTTTGCAAAGGATTGATTTTTGACATCATTAAGTAGATCCTCAGTAGTCGGTGACTGTGAAGGAGAATACTCAGCTTCAGGTGCATCTCCGAGGTAGGTACATTTAGAGTAGACTGAACTTGGGTTTTGAACGTTTTCCTGAAGAGATTTTAGAAATGAATCGTAGCTTTTAACTTTATCGCCGACACGCATAAAAATTTGAACATTTCTTGCTTCAGGCCTAAGCTCATAACTTTTGCAATAAAATAGCACTATTGATACTATTATATACAATAGGCAAATTAACATTTTATTTTTCTTCATGTGTTCATTCTCCAAACTTCATATACACAATAATTCTATAATAACTTTTAAATAAGAATTTTTTTTACTCTCGAGCGAGCCAGGACGGCTGGCTTAAATTTTTGCGCTATTTCGGCTAACGACGTAGGTTTCTCGACGTTTGCGTTCCCGAAGCCGCTTGCGCGCGAAGGGATTTAAACTCAACTTGAGTGAGCCTTAGCGAACGTCTTGCAAGTTGAGTTTAAAAGCAAATGTGCCGGAGGCCAAGCAAGGGTCGCATTAGCGATCCCGAACGAAGCGAGGAGCCGCAGTTAGACGACGGTTTTTATCAAGTTGATTGGAATGCTAATCAACCAACATTTCTTTTATAACCAGTTTCAGTTTATGAACCGTTTTAGGATCTATTTTCCCTAACTTTTTTATCAAACGCGTTTTATCCACTGTTCGAATTTGATCTAATACAACCCAACCTTTTTTTCCTTGAAATGTTAATTCAACTCTTGTGGGATAAGATCGAGATTTAGTTGTCATTGGTGCAATAATAATTGTTCCAATAGTTTTGTTCATTTCATTAGGTGAGATTATTACACAGGGTCTTGATTTTTTGATCTCATGTCCAATAGTCGGATCCAAATTTATTAAATATACCTCGTATTGAGAAATCACCATTCCCAATCCTTATTTGATAAATCTATTGAATCAGGAATAAGTAATTTATCATCTTTATTAGATGACATTGTCTTAAACTGTTTTTCCCACCCTTCTCTCGGTTTCGATTTCAGAGGAACAATAATTAGTTTATTATTATCGATTAGTAAATCTACTTCTTCTTCAATATGACATTCTTCTAAAACTGCTTTAGGAATCCGAATACCTTTAGAATTGCCTATTTTTACAACTGAAGCTTTCATAGTAATTACTATGTAATTACATCAAAATTTGTCAACCAAAAAGATATTGTTCTCTTGCCTTGAAGGCATTGGAATTGCGAACAACCGATTTCTATACTAAGTATCTTAGGAACTTTAATTTCAAAAAGATATTTAAAAACTGTCGTCTAACGACGCAGGTTTCTCGACGTTTGCGGTTCTGGAGCGCGCTAAACGCGCGGAAGAATTGGCGCGAGGCTTGAGACGCCGTAGCGTCGTCTCGCAAGCCGAGTGACAAAGCAAATGTGCCGGAGGCCGTAGTGAGGATCGCATGAGCGATTCCGAAGCGCCGCGAGAAATCGCAGTTAGGCGGCGTAATCTCATTTTCTTACTTCTAACCTAATCCTTTCTCAAATCATTAGAAGCTTCCATTTTCTTTTCACCTGTATTGATTATTAAAGCAAAAAACTTATCAGATGAAAGCCCCGCTATTAGTGATAAAAATGCTAAGCTATAAGGATTGAAAAATCCAGGATCAAATGAAGAATTCAAAAACAGTATTGCCTTACCACCAATAATCGCAATATATGCAGCAAATCCTGTTAAGAAGCCGAGAACCGCATTTGATAAGTTAATACTTTGCTGCTTACGAAAACTATGTATAAAAGTGCCTACGATAGCAGATGATATCATTAAAGCAGAAAGCAACGCTTGATATGAGAATGTTTCTATCGGATTTATCGATATTGCTTTAACTTTGATAGTCGCCGATTTCGATTCGAGTAACTTCGATTCTACTTGCATTTTAAACTCTTGAAACCCTTGTTCAGAACTCACTCCAGAATGCTGCTTAGAATATTCATCTAAATAATTCAAAGTGTCTTCTAAGCTTTTAGTAACCTCATAGCTTTTTCTTTCTTCCGCCGTCATAGCCATAATATGCTTAATTGAATAATATGGAGAGCCTGTAATACTTAGGTCTTGAATTGTATTCAACTGCCTTTTACTTACATTCAGCTCTTGCTTAACTTCATACTCAGAAGTAGTAAATTGAGACTCTCGAATCTGTTCCTCTAACAATTTAATTTTCTTTTCCAGAGACTTAATTGCATTGGATCGCGATTCAATTTCTGCAAGAGCGGTAATTGCCGAATAAAATGAAAGAATCAGAAATAAACTTGCTACAGAAACGTTTGCTATTTTTCTAATTATTTCCAAATATCTTAGGTAATTCTTCATATCAAGTCTCGTTTAGAGATTATGCCGCCTAACGAAAGAGTCTCCTCGACGTTGCGTCCCTGAAGCGCATTTGTGCGAAGGGTTGGCACGAGGTTCGAGTGAGCCTTAGCGAACGACTCGCGAACCGAAGTGGCAAAGCAATGTGGCTTTAGCCCGGAGTGAGGGTCGCATTAGCGATCCCGAACGAAGCGAGGAGACGAAGTTATGCGATGTGCCACTTTATTCAGTAACCGTCAAACGCCCAATGGTTTTTGTTTTTATTTCTAAAATCTGATTTTCAGGAAATTCAGTGATAAAAAAATCTTTATCGATTGTGTTATTGATTTTGTTATATTTCTTCAATATACCAGTTTTATTAACAAGATCTATTAAAATATATTCCTTATAAATCGAAAATTCAGCGCGGCCAATTTCTTTACTTTGGCCTATGTTATAAAATAATAATACAAGAAGAATAGGAGAAAGCACTGGACCGAATAAGAATAAAGCTCGAGAAAGATTTATAGATTTATCTATCGTGGTTTTAATTTTTTCAACCTCTTCGAAAATAGAAGCAG
The window above is part of the Leptospira sanjuanensis genome. Proteins encoded here:
- a CDS encoding type II toxin-antitoxin system RelE family toxin; protein product: MSVEYKIAETELFQSKLKDRQFSQLQKKLTDYVYPILKKNPFFGPNIKKLKGDFDGLYRYRIGKYRLFYLIEDNELLVIFVDIDQRKDSYK
- a CDS encoding CopG family transcriptional regulator, whose translation is MSKTITLRIDDPIYDIFKKAAEGERRTISNFVENATIQYLTNEFYASDEEMDEILSDKQLVSSLKKGIKEAAQGKYKVVR
- a CDS encoding BrnA antitoxin family protein, with the translated sequence MKTRKKIPSLKTESAEIDFWSKNDSTDYIDYSKAKKVSFPNLKPTTKMISLRLPEALIDRLKVMANKKDIPYQSLIKLLLSDKVEEELKR
- a CDS encoding BrnT family toxin, whose translation is MEKNWKKHKVKPGEIEEIFFNDPLLVIPDDYHSGKEDRYIVLGITNSGRKLFAVITIRKDKIRPISVREMTLRERKVYENS
- a CDS encoding type II toxin-antitoxin system VapC family toxin, with amino-acid sequence MQNVALIDSGPIVALFNSNDKFHKSTYKFIKSYKGSLFSSWPVVTEAVYLLSFSIEAQSDFLEWIERGSIKVLDISLEDLRYIKNRMKKYSDLPMDLADASLMCIAEREGIERIISIDSDFSIYKTLKGKFLQNLLKV
- a CDS encoding ribbon-helix-helix protein, CopG family; the encoded protein is MISLRLPPDLERKLDSFAKSEGKSRSEIVKDSILEYIKNHGRIKTPFELGEDLFGKHSSGISDLAQNRKKYLHQSIKDKNAKRSSN
- a CDS encoding type II toxin-antitoxin system PemK/MazF family toxin encodes the protein MIRGEIWWVDLGIPFGSEPGFKRPVLIIQDDSFNQSNINTIVSIAITSNLNLSEAPGNVLISKKDSDLSKDSVVNVSQIVTLDKERFLNKAGKLKLNKLDEVEVGLKLVTGLD
- a CDS encoding ChpI protein produces the protein MKTAISIPDELFKTAEKTAKKLGIPRSQLFAKALEEFIQSHSKESVTEKLNQIYNNKSKETKNNITDLSIESLRKSLKNDSW
- a CDS encoding toxin-antitoxin system, antitoxin component, giving the protein MREEYDFSKGKRGVYSRDLKDLHFPVYLDPQLEEYYKKIALKKNKDLSTIVNTILQKEMELHNSLI
- a CDS encoding BrnT family toxin, which gives rise to MRFEWDLEKERINIQKHGLSFGEASLVFADPRTIYISDPDHSIDEVREIALGTIENITIAVVIFVDRSQNDEEIIRIISARPATNSEKAQYYSADI
- a CDS encoding type II toxin-antitoxin system VapC family toxin — protein: MIKAIIDTGPIVAFFDESDVYCNSIRLFLKDFKGRLFTTIAVVTEVSYLLSDNKQVQNSFIEWIKDGAVTILNQDNEHFPFIYYYMEKYSDRPMDFTDASLVSLSEIYGIKDILTLDSDFLFYKTKKGKTLNILNSEMIKA
- a CDS encoding ribbon-helix-helix domain-containing protein; the protein is MISLRLPPELEKKLSEVAKIENKSKSEVLKESLVYYIDNFAQKPSAYELGKKYFGQYKSEISDKSVNHQKYIKDAILKKQKGK
- a CDS encoding type II toxin-antitoxin system PemK/MazF family toxin, with amino-acid sequence MVISQYEVYLINLDPTIGHEIKKSRPCVIISPNEMNKTIGTIIIAPMTTKSRSYPTRVELTFQGKKGWVVLDQIRTVDKTRLIKKLGKIDPKTVHKLKLVIKEMLVD
- a CDS encoding AbrB/MazE/SpoVT family DNA-binding domain-containing protein, whose translation is MKASVVKIGNSKGIRIPKAVLEECHIEEEVDLLIDNNKLIIVPLKSKPREGWEKQFKTMSSNKDDKLLIPDSIDLSNKDWEW